From Candidatus Methylomirabilota bacterium, one genomic window encodes:
- a CDS encoding EamA family transporter, with translation MTWFALALGAALLQAGQITFVKGKAPHIPPLILVVWTQGVGLVLWTTGIYLTGGRLQIPLHMWGWIGLATGCAGGYSLLLTRASARGDISIVGPVLALAPVFSVLPDWWLTGTLPHGVGWIGVGLAVLGTAGLSATSGHRLDLSGLFARADALDALGAAFFLGILAAIDRHNVLAMHVPSYLVGAYLALAVPLLVLALLRRPRALAASARPDQLLRVLIHALLVLSGTGCQVFALGLAPAAYVASIRRTSAVFSVLMGSALFREQGLAGRLTAAILTVLGAVCLVLGR, from the coding sequence CTGACCTGGTTCGCGCTCGCCCTCGGCGCCGCGCTGCTGCAGGCGGGCCAGATCACCTTCGTCAAGGGCAAGGCGCCGCACATTCCCCCGCTGATCCTCGTGGTCTGGACGCAGGGAGTCGGCCTCGTGCTCTGGACCACGGGTATCTACCTCACGGGCGGCCGCTTGCAGATCCCGCTGCACATGTGGGGCTGGATCGGGCTCGCGACCGGCTGCGCGGGCGGGTACTCCCTTCTCCTCACCCGCGCGAGCGCGCGCGGCGACATCTCGATCGTGGGCCCGGTGCTGGCGCTTGCGCCGGTCTTCTCGGTCCTTCCCGACTGGTGGCTCACCGGCACCCTGCCCCACGGCGTCGGCTGGATCGGCGTGGGGCTGGCGGTGCTCGGCACGGCGGGGCTCAGCGCAACGTCCGGCCATAGGCTCGATCTCTCGGGCCTCTTCGCGCGTGCCGACGCGCTCGACGCGCTGGGCGCCGCGTTCTTCCTGGGCATCCTCGCCGCCATCGACCGGCACAATGTGCTCGCGATGCACGTGCCGTCCTATCTGGTGGGTGCCTATCTCGCGCTCGCGGTGCCGCTGCTCGTCCTGGCCCTGCTCCGTCGCCCTCGCGCGCTCGCCGCTTCCGCCCGCCCCGACCAGCTGCTCCGGGTGCTGATCCACGCGCTCCTCGTGCTCTCGGGTACGGGCTGTCAGGTCTTCGCGCTCGGACTGGCGCCCGCCGCCTACGTTGCGTCGATCCGCCGCACCTCCGCGGTGTTCAGCGTGCTGATGGGCAGCGCGCTGTTCCGCGAGCAGGGCCTGGCCGGCCGGCTCACCGCCGCCATCCTGACCGTGCTGGGCGCGGTGTGCCTGGTGCTGGGGCGCTAG
- a CDS encoding TIGR03619 family F420-dependent LLM class oxidoreductase: MKFGAVLPIWRLTTADAERLTLEAEELGWDGIFVPDHILAKPATTQHYGPSWPDPFSLLSFLAGRTTRIHVGASVIVLPYRNPLVAAKAAATVDQVSRGRFIFGIGVGWDEAEFKDLNLPFKERGAQTDEYLKIIKAAWAADVPQFAGRYFTFSGATFAPRPAQKPHPPIWAGGAPGALSAPAMRRAAEQCDGWHPLGLSWADLEKGIATVKELAKRAGRPDGAVRFAPRNMLGLGAKDGSADRVPYAGAPDQVAGDVKRAARLGCEWVTFDMPPAADVAGMMAVLERFAREVKPTVG; this comes from the coding sequence ATGAAATTCGGCGCGGTCCTTCCCATCTGGCGGCTCACCACGGCGGACGCGGAGCGGCTCACCCTCGAGGCGGAGGAGCTCGGCTGGGACGGCATCTTCGTCCCCGATCACATCCTCGCCAAGCCGGCCACCACCCAGCACTACGGCCCCTCGTGGCCCGATCCCTTCTCGCTGCTGTCTTTCCTCGCCGGCCGAACCACGCGCATCCACGTGGGAGCCAGCGTCATCGTGCTCCCGTATCGCAACCCGCTCGTCGCCGCCAAGGCCGCGGCCACCGTGGATCAGGTCTCGCGCGGCCGCTTCATCTTCGGCATCGGCGTGGGCTGGGACGAGGCGGAGTTCAAGGACCTCAACCTCCCCTTCAAGGAGCGCGGCGCCCAGACCGACGAGTACTTGAAGATCATCAAGGCGGCGTGGGCCGCGGACGTTCCGCAGTTCGCGGGCCGCTACTTCACGTTCAGCGGGGCCACGTTCGCGCCGCGCCCCGCGCAGAAGCCTCATCCGCCCATCTGGGCGGGCGGCGCGCCGGGCGCGCTCTCCGCGCCGGCGATGCGGCGGGCCGCCGAGCAATGCGACGGCTGGCATCCCCTGGGGCTTTCCTGGGCGGACCTCGAGAAGGGCATCGCCACGGTGAAGGAGCTGGCCAAGCGCGCGGGGCGGCCCGACGGCGCGGTGCGCTTCGCGCCGCGCAACATGTTGGGGCTCGGGGCCAAGGACGGCAGCGCGGACCGCGTCCCGTACGCCGGCGCGCCCGATCAGGTGGCGGGCGACGTGAAGCGCGCGGCGCGGCTCGGCTGCGAGTGGGTCACCTTCGACATGCCGCCCGCCGCGGATGTGGCGGGGATGATGGCGGTGCTGGAGCGCTTCGCCCGGGAGGTCAAGCCGACGGTCGGCTAA
- a CDS encoding DUF4239 domain-containing protein, translating into MNPTHIGIGLGIVLFIGMVVMIEAGRLFGRRTKSDDASQTGRTAIGGAVYGLLALLIAFTFSGAATRFDSRRYLIVDEANAIGTAYLRLDLLPAAVQPSLRDLFRRYTDSRIATYRKVPDMAAIQTELDRGIAIQGEIWRQGVAGCQRPENPPATCNLLIPALNSMFDLNTTRTMANKIHPPAIVFVMLLALALITALLTGFDLSRAEKRDWVHVIGFSIILSVTVYVIMDIEYPRLGFFRIDAIDEVMLQLRASMK; encoded by the coding sequence ATGAACCCTACCCACATCGGCATCGGACTGGGGATCGTCCTGTTCATCGGGATGGTCGTCATGATCGAGGCCGGACGTCTCTTCGGCCGACGGACGAAGAGCGACGACGCATCTCAGACCGGACGTACCGCCATCGGGGGCGCGGTCTACGGCCTCCTCGCGCTCCTCATCGCCTTCACGTTCTCAGGGGCGGCGACACGCTTCGACTCGCGCCGGTATCTCATCGTGGACGAGGCGAACGCAATCGGGACCGCGTACCTGCGACTCGATCTCCTGCCCGCGGCGGTCCAGCCTTCGCTCCGCGACCTGTTTCGCCGCTACACCGACTCGCGAATCGCGACGTACCGGAAGGTTCCGGACATGGCCGCGATCCAAACGGAGCTCGACCGCGGGATCGCCATCCAAGGCGAGATCTGGCGGCAGGGGGTCGCGGGATGTCAGCGGCCGGAGAACCCGCCCGCCACGTGCAACCTTCTGATCCCTGCGCTCAACTCGATGTTCGATCTCAACACCACCCGCACCATGGCCAACAAGATCCACCCGCCCGCCATCGTCTTCGTCATGCTGCTGGCGCTCGCACTGATCACGGCGCTCCTGACCGGCTTCGACCTCTCGCGCGCCGAGAAGCGGGACTGGGTGCACGTGATCGGGTTCTCGATCATCCTGTCCGTCACCGTCTACGTGATCATGGACATCGAGTACCCGCGGCTGGGCTTCTTCCGGATCGATGCCATCGACGAGGTGATGCTGCAGCTGCGCGCCAGCATGAAGTAG
- a CDS encoding alpha/beta hydrolase, producing the protein MSVAARLGAVLLLALVHAVSCPPAWAEPERVIDVPTRPGVSERLLFIATPDAKATVILFAGGHGGLRLTPDGKIGWGAGNFLVRTRQMLAAQGVNVATLDAPSDRQGEPFLNGFRQTREHAADVKAVIAALRQHAASPVWLMGTSRGTQSAAFLATELPRDAGGPDGVVLTSTILTERRGSRAVPGMPLQFIKVPVLVVHHKHDGCEHCRYTDLPLLTEKLTGAPRKEVMVFEGGATRGDPCEAFAHHGYNGIEGDVIAKIAAWITR; encoded by the coding sequence GTGAGCGTCGCCGCCCGCCTCGGCGCGGTGCTGCTGCTCGCCTTGGTCCACGCGGTTTCTTGCCCGCCCGCCTGGGCGGAGCCCGAGCGCGTGATCGACGTGCCCACGCGGCCGGGCGTGAGCGAGCGGCTGCTCTTCATCGCGACCCCCGACGCCAAGGCCACCGTGATCCTGTTCGCGGGCGGTCACGGGGGGCTGCGCCTCACCCCGGACGGCAAGATCGGCTGGGGCGCCGGCAATTTCCTCGTGCGGACGCGGCAGATGCTCGCCGCGCAGGGCGTGAACGTCGCGACGCTGGACGCCCCCTCCGACCGCCAGGGCGAGCCGTTCCTGAACGGTTTCCGGCAAACGCGCGAGCATGCCGCCGACGTCAAGGCGGTGATCGCGGCGCTGCGCCAGCACGCGGCCAGTCCGGTATGGCTCATGGGCACGAGCCGCGGCACCCAGTCCGCCGCCTTTCTCGCCACCGAGCTGCCGCGCGATGCCGGCGGCCCCGACGGGGTCGTGCTGACCTCGACCATCCTCACCGAGCGGCGCGGAAGCCGCGCGGTGCCGGGGATGCCGCTCCAGTTCATCAAGGTCCCCGTCCTCGTCGTGCATCACAAGCACGACGGCTGCGAGCACTGCCGCTACACGGACCTCCCGCTCCTCACGGAGAAGCTGACCGGGGCGCCCCGCAAGGAGGTCATGGTGTTCGAGGGCGGCGCCACGCGCGGCGACCCGTGCGAAGCCTTCGCGCACCACGGGTACAACGGGATCGAGGGGGACGTGATCGCGAAGATCGCGGCCTGGATCACCCGCTAG
- a CDS encoding phytanoyl-CoA dioxygenase family protein — MISAKDVAHYREHGYLVVPGVLDVATVDTLRRELDAILEGAREVTAHTDVYDLEPGHRPDAPRVRRVKTPHKFFDGFKRLYRDPTLVSILQALLGPDVRLHGSKLNLKAPGYGSPVEWHQDWAFYPHTNDDVLAVGVMLNDATSDNGPLMVVPGSHRGPIFDHHADGYFCGAVDPVAVKDEIAKAVPLSGRAGSMSFHHVRLLHGSAQNVSKLPRALLLYEYAAADAWPLMGVKDLAEFDARLVAGASTLEPRVTPVPVRMPLPPALNQGSIYENQTAARRFFSFTPEAEAPSRT, encoded by the coding sequence ATGATCAGCGCCAAGGACGTCGCCCATTATCGCGAACACGGCTATCTCGTGGTCCCGGGCGTGCTCGACGTCGCCACGGTGGACACGCTGCGCCGCGAGCTCGATGCCATCCTCGAGGGCGCGCGCGAGGTGACTGCCCACACCGATGTCTACGATCTCGAGCCGGGCCACCGTCCCGACGCGCCCCGCGTGCGCAGGGTGAAGACGCCGCACAAGTTCTTCGACGGCTTCAAGCGCCTGTACCGTGACCCCACGCTCGTGTCGATCCTCCAGGCCTTGCTGGGACCCGACGTCCGGCTGCACGGCTCGAAGCTCAACCTCAAGGCGCCGGGATACGGCTCGCCGGTGGAGTGGCACCAGGACTGGGCGTTCTACCCGCACACCAACGACGACGTGCTCGCGGTGGGCGTGATGCTGAACGACGCCACCAGCGACAACGGGCCGCTCATGGTGGTCCCGGGCAGCCACCGCGGGCCCATCTTCGACCACCACGCCGACGGCTACTTCTGCGGCGCGGTGGACCCGGTGGCGGTCAAGGACGAGATCGCCAAGGCAGTGCCGCTCAGCGGCCGCGCGGGCTCGATGTCCTTCCACCACGTGCGGCTCCTCCACGGCTCCGCGCAGAACGTGTCGAAGCTCCCCCGCGCGCTGCTCCTCTACGAGTACGCCGCTGCGGACGCGTGGCCCCTCATGGGCGTGAAGGACCTCGCGGAGTTCGATGCGCGCCTGGTGGCGGGCGCCTCCACCCTCGAGCCGCGCGTCACGCCGGTGCCGGTGCGGATGCCGCTGCCGCCCGCCCTCAACCAGGGCTCGATCTACGAGAATCAGACCGCGGCGCGCCGCTTCTTCTCGTTCACTCCGGAGGCGGAGGCGCCGTCCCGCACGTGA
- a CDS encoding extracellular solute-binding protein, whose amino-acid sequence MSQRRISRRAVLAGALGATAALSLPRIGFPAVKKGTALRMWILKTYVEPTNKAIEASAHRWAQKHGASVTVEYFTFEDMQTKYVAAIESNSTPDVGQLETGAPARFAGMGQLLDLTSFSKSIEGQVGKAPANIAPVTLIDGKVYSVPWYVMGAFWYVWRDVFEKAKVKLPNTFAEAKEAAQALTRPKDNFYGMGQSWNRTADGYGVMQSLMYSYGVGWADKSGKYKSIKTPQMQTVMKWATDIYTNQLQPADTLTWTGSGSNENFIAKNIAQTSNGPSITFAMENAVAKATDAKDKKMKEEALANHVALPHLAGPDGRRMQAIAMSMGVFKGSKDPEAAMSLIAHLVSPEETVLVMKDSYGQFAPVLEKAKAASKDYFNKNENYRTFGRAAEWFAPTGWPGPVTAAAAEVQASNVLTDAPAKVIVDKWSVDQAIEWEDKKIKELYDTLKG is encoded by the coding sequence ATGTCACAGCGCCGCATCAGCCGTCGCGCCGTCCTCGCGGGCGCCCTCGGCGCCACCGCCGCCCTCTCGCTGCCCCGGATCGGCTTCCCCGCCGTGAAGAAGGGCACCGCCCTGCGCATGTGGATCCTCAAGACGTACGTGGAGCCCACCAACAAGGCCATCGAGGCGAGCGCCCATCGCTGGGCGCAGAAGCACGGGGCAAGCGTCACCGTGGAGTACTTCACGTTCGAGGACATGCAGACCAAGTACGTGGCGGCGATCGAGAGCAACAGCACGCCGGACGTCGGCCAGCTCGAGACCGGCGCCCCCGCGCGCTTCGCCGGCATGGGCCAGCTGCTCGATCTCACCTCGTTCTCGAAGTCGATCGAGGGCCAGGTGGGCAAGGCGCCCGCGAACATCGCGCCCGTCACCCTGATCGACGGCAAGGTGTACTCGGTGCCGTGGTACGTCATGGGCGCGTTCTGGTACGTGTGGCGCGACGTCTTCGAGAAGGCCAAGGTCAAGTTGCCGAACACGTTCGCGGAGGCCAAGGAAGCCGCGCAGGCGCTCACCCGGCCCAAGGACAACTTCTACGGGATGGGGCAGAGCTGGAACCGCACCGCCGACGGCTACGGCGTGATGCAGAGCCTGATGTACTCCTACGGCGTGGGCTGGGCGGACAAAAGCGGCAAGTACAAGTCCATCAAGACACCGCAGATGCAGACGGTCATGAAGTGGGCCACCGACATCTACACGAATCAGCTTCAGCCCGCCGACACCCTGACCTGGACGGGGTCTGGTAGCAACGAGAACTTCATCGCGAAGAACATCGCGCAGACCTCGAACGGGCCCAGCATCACCTTCGCCATGGAGAACGCGGTGGCCAAGGCCACCGACGCCAAGGACAAGAAGATGAAGGAGGAGGCGCTGGCCAACCACGTGGCGCTGCCCCATCTCGCCGGCCCGGACGGGCGCCGCATGCAGGCCATCGCGATGTCCATGGGGGTGTTCAAGGGCAGCAAGGATCCCGAGGCGGCCATGAGCCTCATCGCCCATCTCGTCTCGCCCGAGGAGACAGTGCTGGTGATGAAGGACTCCTACGGCCAGTTCGCGCCGGTGCTGGAGAAGGCCAAGGCCGCCTCCAAGGACTACTTCAACAAGAACGAGAACTACCGGACGTTCGGCCGCGCGGCGGAGTGGTTCGCGCCCACCGGCTGGCCCGGCCCCGTCACCGCGGCGGCGGCGGAGGTGCAGGCGTCCAACGTCCTCACCGACGCGCCCGCCAAGGTCATCGTCGACAAGTGGTCGGTGGACCAGGCCATCGAGTGGGAAGACAAGAAGATCAAGGAACTCTACGACACGCTGAAGGGGTGA
- a CDS encoding sugar ABC transporter permease has product MSSRSRRWIGARGRETGTALLFLLPLFVLVVGLIIYPFYRAIWLSLTDKLVGYPERFVGLRNYIYLAQDDAFQQVIWNSLVFTMVSVALKVVTGLGMALVLNNVIRGRNFLRGLFLLPWITSTVIIALTWRWMFDAFPGRGFLNSFLLDVGLLSQPIAFMATPAGAMAAVIIANWWRAFPFFGVSFLAGMVSIPRELYEAASVDGAGSGRRFWHITLPGLKHVIIVTTLLSFILTINDFNIIYVMTRGGPGTATQVFATYSYQVAFNQLRWGRGVTISIFVVPILVVGIILISRYLLRDRR; this is encoded by the coding sequence GTGAGCTCGCGCTCGCGTCGCTGGATCGGGGCGCGGGGCCGGGAAACCGGCACCGCGCTCCTTTTTCTCCTCCCGCTCTTCGTCCTGGTAGTCGGGCTCATCATCTACCCCTTCTATCGGGCAATCTGGCTGTCGCTCACCGACAAGCTGGTCGGCTATCCCGAGCGCTTCGTGGGACTCCGCAACTACATCTACCTGGCGCAGGACGACGCCTTCCAGCAGGTCATCTGGAACAGCCTGGTCTTCACAATGGTCTCGGTGGCGCTCAAGGTCGTCACCGGACTGGGCATGGCGCTGGTCCTCAACAACGTGATCCGCGGCCGCAACTTCCTCCGCGGGCTCTTCCTCCTGCCCTGGATCACCTCCACCGTCATCATCGCGCTCACGTGGCGCTGGATGTTCGACGCCTTCCCGGGACGCGGCTTCCTCAACAGCTTCCTGCTCGACGTGGGGCTCCTGTCCCAGCCCATCGCCTTCATGGCCACGCCGGCGGGCGCAATGGCCGCGGTGATCATCGCCAACTGGTGGCGCGCCTTCCCGTTCTTCGGCGTGTCCTTCCTCGCGGGGATGGTGAGCATCCCCCGCGAGCTCTACGAGGCGGCGTCGGTGGACGGGGCAGGCTCCGGGCGGCGCTTCTGGCACATCACGCTGCCCGGGCTCAAGCACGTGATCATCGTCACCACGCTGCTCTCGTTCATCCTCACCATCAACGACTTCAACATCATCTACGTGATGACCCGGGGCGGGCCCGGTACCGCCACCCAGGTGTTCGCCACCTACTCGTACCAGGTGGCGTTCAACCAGCTCCGCTGGGGCCGCGGCGTGACCATCTCGATCTTCGTGGTGCCAATCCTCGTGGTCGGGATCATCCTGATCAGCCGCTATCTCTTGCGGGACCGGAGGTGA
- a CDS encoding carbohydrate ABC transporter permease, with the protein MTRAMTWIGLVFFLLVILVPFWWIASMSFKTYEQIQFAVSIYVPNPFTWENYTGLWTETRFPLWLRNSLVTALVVTLITSVVASLAGYAVARLRFPGREAVASLILIVYLIPPALLFIPLYRVLTELGATNRLAALFLSYPTFTVPFCTWLLIGFFKALPEELEEAALIDGAGRITAFVRVLLPLAAPGLVASAIFAFTLSWNEFLYALVFITDETRITVPVGLNLLIYGDVFHWGQLMAASVITTIPVVALYVFIHRWMAEGLVAGSVKG; encoded by the coding sequence ATGACGCGCGCCATGACCTGGATCGGCCTGGTGTTCTTCCTGCTAGTGATCCTCGTGCCGTTCTGGTGGATCGCCAGCATGTCGTTCAAGACCTACGAGCAGATCCAGTTCGCGGTGAGCATCTACGTCCCAAACCCCTTCACGTGGGAGAACTACACCGGGCTCTGGACGGAGACGCGCTTCCCTCTATGGCTCCGCAACAGCCTGGTGACAGCGCTCGTGGTCACGCTGATCACCAGCGTGGTGGCGAGCCTCGCGGGCTACGCGGTGGCGCGTCTCCGCTTCCCCGGCCGCGAAGCGGTGGCGAGCCTGATCCTCATCGTCTATCTGATCCCGCCCGCGCTGCTCTTCATCCCGCTCTACCGCGTGCTCACCGAGCTCGGCGCCACCAATCGCCTCGCCGCGCTCTTCCTCTCCTACCCGACGTTCACCGTACCGTTCTGCACCTGGCTCCTCATCGGCTTCTTCAAGGCGCTGCCCGAGGAGCTGGAGGAGGCGGCGCTCATCGATGGGGCGGGGCGGATCACCGCCTTCGTCCGCGTGCTGCTGCCGCTCGCCGCGCCCGGCCTCGTTGCCTCGGCCATCTTCGCCTTCACCCTGTCGTGGAACGAGTTCCTCTACGCCCTGGTGTTCATCACGGACGAGACGCGGATCACGGTGCCGGTGGGGCTCAACCTCCTCATCTACGGCGACGTATTTCACTGGGGCCAGCTCATGGCGGCCTCGGTCATCACGACCATCCCGGTGGTCGCGCTCTACGTCTTCATCCACCGCTGGATGGCGGAGGGGCTGGTCGCAGGCTCGGTCAAAGGATAA
- a CDS encoding alpha/beta hydrolase produces the protein MPTHHYADVNGQRLHYASEGKGPLMMFVHGFPEFWYAWQGQLTEFGRDHHAVAPDMRGYNLSSKPKDVKDYAVPLLVEDLAALADHLGARKFTLVAHDWGGAVAWAFSLMKPERLERLVIVNAPHPAVFQRLLAENPHQQKASQYMLMFRSPEAEATLSHDNFALLRQMVLGEGQPSGWATPADSKAYLEAWGQPGALTGGLNFYRAARVGPPAPGEAPRGISPDLSAMTVKVPTLVIWGEKDRALLTANLDGLEKFVPDLTVRRIPDGTHWVAHEKPAEVNGYIRDFLKARPA, from the coding sequence ATGCCCACGCATCACTACGCGGACGTCAATGGCCAGCGCCTGCACTACGCCTCCGAGGGCAAGGGCCCGCTCATGATGTTCGTCCACGGCTTCCCCGAGTTCTGGTACGCCTGGCAGGGCCAGCTCACCGAGTTCGGGCGTGACCACCACGCGGTGGCGCCGGACATGCGCGGCTACAACCTCTCGTCCAAGCCGAAGGACGTGAAGGACTACGCGGTGCCCCTGCTCGTGGAGGATCTCGCCGCCCTCGCCGATCACCTGGGCGCGCGCAAGTTCACGCTGGTCGCCCACGACTGGGGCGGAGCCGTCGCCTGGGCCTTTTCGCTCATGAAGCCCGAGCGGCTCGAGCGCCTCGTCATCGTGAACGCGCCGCACCCGGCCGTCTTCCAGCGTCTGCTCGCGGAGAATCCGCACCAGCAGAAGGCGAGCCAGTACATGCTCATGTTCCGGAGCCCGGAAGCGGAAGCGACGCTCAGCCACGACAACTTCGCCCTGCTGAGGCAGATGGTGCTGGGCGAAGGCCAGCCGTCGGGCTGGGCCACGCCCGCGGACAGCAAGGCCTATCTGGAGGCGTGGGGTCAGCCCGGCGCGCTCACCGGCGGCCTCAACTTCTACCGCGCGGCGCGCGTGGGCCCGCCCGCGCCGGGCGAGGCGCCGCGCGGCATCTCGCCGGACCTCTCGGCCATGACCGTGAAGGTACCCACGCTGGTGATCTGGGGCGAGAAGGACCGGGCCCTCCTCACCGCCAACCTGGACGGCCTCGAGAAGTTCGTGCCCGACCTCACCGTGCGCCGCATCCCGGACGGCACGCACTGGGTCGCCCACGAGAAGCCCGCGGAGGTGAACGGCTACATCCGCGACTTCCTCAAGGCGCGCCCGGCCTGA
- a CDS encoding haloalkane dehalogenase, whose protein sequence is MSEPISAADPHPRRRARVLDTELSYVDLGQGKPVVFLHGNPTSSYLWRNIIPHVADRHRCLAPDLVGMGESGKAPGGSYRFADHQRYLDAWFEGLGLTQGITLVVHDWGSALGFHWARRHPERVRGLVYMEAIVRPLTWAEWPEVARKVFQAMRSPAGDEMVLEKNVFVERILPLSVLRGLTDAEMAVYRKPYLESGESRRPTLTWPRQIPIDGEPADVVAIVEEYGRWLAKSPLPKLFVNADPGTILTGPQREFCRTWPHQDEITVRGSHFIQEDSPHEIGRAIAGFLSRIPS, encoded by the coding sequence ATGAGCGAGCCGATCAGCGCTGCCGACCCGCATCCGCGGCGCCGCGCGCGTGTCCTGGACACCGAGTTGTCCTACGTGGACTTGGGACAGGGCAAGCCGGTGGTGTTCCTCCACGGCAATCCGACCTCGTCCTATCTCTGGCGCAATATCATCCCGCACGTGGCCGACCGCCACCGGTGCCTGGCTCCCGATCTCGTGGGCATGGGCGAGTCCGGCAAGGCGCCCGGTGGCTCCTACCGCTTCGCCGACCATCAGCGCTATCTCGACGCCTGGTTCGAGGGGCTCGGCCTCACGCAGGGCATCACGCTCGTCGTCCACGACTGGGGCTCGGCGCTGGGCTTTCACTGGGCACGGCGGCATCCCGAGCGCGTCCGCGGGCTCGTCTACATGGAGGCGATCGTGCGCCCGCTGACATGGGCCGAGTGGCCCGAGGTCGCGCGCAAGGTCTTCCAGGCCATGCGCTCCCCCGCAGGCGACGAGATGGTGCTGGAGAAGAACGTCTTCGTGGAGCGCATCCTCCCCTTGAGCGTGCTGCGCGGCCTCACCGACGCGGAGATGGCTGTCTACCGGAAGCCGTATCTCGAGTCCGGCGAGTCGCGGCGGCCCACCCTCACCTGGCCGCGCCAGATTCCCATCGACGGGGAGCCGGCCGACGTGGTCGCCATCGTGGAGGAGTACGGGCGCTGGCTCGCCAAGAGCCCGCTGCCCAAGCTCTTCGTGAACGCCGATCCCGGCACCATCCTCACCGGCCCCCAGCGCGAGTTCTGCCGCACCTGGCCGCATCAGGACGAGATCACGGTGCGCGGCAGCCACTTCATCCAGGAAGATTCGCCGCACGAGATCGGCCGGGCCATCGCCGGCTTCCTCTCCCGCATCCCTTCGTGA